In Bacillota bacterium, the genomic stretch ACATTGGCTTACGCTCCGACTGGTTATTTATAACCTTTCGGTTGGTCTTCCAATTTGAACTATTCTATTTGTTAAATCTATCTTCAAGATTCTCACCAACAGTTATTACTATGATTTTTTCACCAGTTTTAGTACTGACATCAGAGTGAGTACTTATAATATCTACATCTACAACTTCTTTAATGAGAGCCTCTAAATAACTTCTGCCAATTTCAAAAAGTGTTACCCTGACCTTCTTTAACAATTCAACTCCTTGACTGTTCTCTGCCAATTTTTGTTCTGACTGGCTTAGAAAGCCCTTGAGTCTAATCACTATTAGGTCTTGAATAATCAATGTCCGTATTTGCTTTGGCCCTCTGCCCATAAATTCAATCTCAAACTTACTCACCGCTTCGCTTATTTTTGCCTCAGCTTGTCCCTTAGTCATAATACCATCCTTCTCACTTGCTCATTAAAAACTATAACATACAACAACATAAAAATCAATTGCATTTTTCAAAATCAATTAATTTAATACTGAAAAATTGCCATTATCGTTTTGTTTGTTATTAAATATTAAAAGCATCATCATTAATTATTTTTCTCAAAAATGGACAACACAAAATAGGCATACGCTTATGCACACCTTTAAAAACCATCATATTAAAACAAATTAAATATCTATTTTAGTTTTAATATTAGATAGAATCCTTCGTACCTT encodes the following:
- a CDS encoding DUF2294 domain-containing protein encodes the protein MTKGQAEAKISEAVSKFEIEFMGRGPKQIRTLIIQDLIVIRLKGFLSQSEQKLAENSQGVELLKKVRVTLFEIGRSYLEALIKEVVDVDIISTHSDVSTKTGEKIIVITVGENLEDRFNK